The sequence CGATTAGTTGTAGGCGCCATTGAGGAAGCAGGAGTCTTTTGTTCTTTTTGGCGGTTTTTCCTTTGCTGTTTATGTATGGCCTTCACcgacgcagcagcagcagtagtagtagctgCCGTCGCGGAAGCAGCAGTAGTGTCGGAGAGAATGCCTGCATTTCGTAGTCCAGCCTCAACTTGCAAGGCCAGCGAAGTAGCTTTAGCCAGGGTCAGATCCGCTTCTAACAAAAGTCTGTCTCTTATGCGTGTGTTGGCAACACGCTCTATCAGTTGATCTCGAAGCATTTGCTCCTCCATAGCACCAAAATCACACAGTACAGCCAATTCACGCAATGCGGCTAAATACTGGTTTATCGACTCATCTGGTCGCTGTGCTCTCTGGCGAAATTTGTGACGTTCCGCTATCACATTTACTTTAGGAACGAAGTGTTTAGTAAGTCCATCCACTGCAGTAGCATATGTAGTACCTGTATTTGGTAGTGCGTAGAACACTCTTTGTCCCTCGGTGCCAAGTGCATGTAGAAGAACAGCACGCTTTCTTGCCTCCGGCCACTTCTCCCCGCTAGCATCGATTACTAACATATAGTTCTCGAACATTTTCAGCCACGTAGTGAAGGGAATAGCAGGTTCGCCTGGGCAAGGCATGAATGGTGTAGGTAAAGGCACGTTCATAGCCATCCTCGTCGCCAAAATGTGGTGTTTTATACTTGTAATGAATGTAAGAACCGAGAGACATGTAACACACTACTTCCAACTTTATTCTTCTTCATCTCATCTTCGTACATACCAACTACCTGTATTCTCACAGTGCACTCTAGCGCCCTCCGTGTTCACTAACTTGTACTAACAGGACACAACAAAAGGGCATTACCATCATTCAAACCAGATAACAAGGAGTGCAGAACAGGAAGGGAAGGCACTGCTCTGCCATCTTGACAATGGAGATGGTGTTCATATGCTTAAAAGCATGTACAGTCACAATTCATGGAAATCAGTGACCAGATCTTCGCTTGTCTCTGACGTACGCTTGGAtgaaggaaaggaaaaaagcCTCCAACTAAACCTCCCTAAGACCAAACTGCTGCTCTTCCAGTCAAAACCACACATCACATAACATCACCATCAAAACTAActtctctcttgttctgactACGGTTATAACAAACTAAGGTCTCATGATTGATGGCAAGCTACTACCTTCTCTAACTATGTTGCTCATTTGTCATTAGACTATGgcttgaattgatattgtttattattgctattctccctagtcTTACCCAACATTTTGAAATTGCACTATTCAACAAAGGAGAGATGAGGCCGTACCTAACCCTGCTCACTGAGCGAGTCTGCGCAGTGCATCTTCTGTTGGCTCACCATGTGAattccaagaaaaaaaaaaataatactaatatatatatattttttacataggtgtgttatctcgaaataacgagatattatctcgtattacgagatattatctcgaaataatgaGATCATatctgaagggaaaaaaatgtggcagatatatattttttaattcctatttttttttcatatgtgTATTATCTCCAAATAatgagatattatcttgaaataacgagatatgatctcgaaataacaagataacatctaaaaaaaaaacattctcgaCTGTTGTAAAGAAATGGCTGATTTTTGATGCAATTAGATGGATTGTGAGCCACTGGGTCCCTGGGCACAGACATGAAAATGGCACGCATTACAACCCGATAGAACACTTCTGGGACGACTTAGAGCAGAGACAGAGCCAGTCTcatcgtccaacatcagtgtgtgacctcacacatGCAGTTCTGGAAAATTGGTCAAAAATCCCATGAAAACACACCCTACACCTTGTGgtaagccttcccagaagagttaaagttgttatagctgcaaaagaTGGACCAACATGATATTAAAttctatggattaagaatgggatgtcacttaattCCAtacgagtcaaggcaggtgacccaatacttttggaaatATGTATGTTCATGTATTCAATGTGTCTTGGTTACATTACAACGGGTGCATTAGATATTGTATATGCACATTTGACCTATCTAtgcaaaacgttttttttcccGAAATGGCTATGTCTTCTGTACCTCACCTCTTCTTAATTTAAGTTCTAAAATAAATCCTATCTAGGAATGTTTCAGTCAGTTCTTATGTCATGTTTTAATATTATCACTATGGCAGtatatctccacacacacacacacacactccatttggCTTAGCAATAAACAATCATAACCACATGTAAAGTCACTAGGCAAGTCATGATTTATAAGTGATATTTACATTCACAGATTTACAAATTGAAAAAGATATTTACATCAAGTACAATACTTTATCGTGTAAACAATTCATAGATGAGACAGACCAAAATGTTCTGCAATGGTCGTTAAAACTTCGTTCAAGTTACCTTCATCAACTATTGGATACATTCCTTGTATCCTGATTTCACAGGTATattcataaatacagtatgtgccaaaTTGTGCCAAATTAAATGTTTatacaaagtaaaaacatggTGTAAACAGTTAATACAATAGACAACCAAATGTTGAGTGCAAAATGAGTACAGTAACATTACTGCTTGAGGTAGAGTGCATATAGCATCTTAATGTGTCTGGACTGAAACCAGTCAATGTCCTCATGGGGCTTTGTGTACCATGGCAGCTCCACATCCAACACTAGGAGAATTCTAGATATCCTCCCGACACAGTGGACATGTGCCGAATTCCTGAAAGACCCTGTTAGCACAGGGAAGGCACAGGCAGCGATGTCCACAGCGGGGGGCCAGACGAGCTTCACGGTCCAGACAGACCGAGCACAAGTTCTCCTGCCTGCGCCCTGGATGATAAAAGAGCTGTGTTAGACCAATGCCTGACTCGTAGCTTGTGCATTGTAAAACAATTTAAGTTCACGCCTCTTTTCATAATGCCTGATAGAGAGTCTTTCTGCTGAATGATTTGATACTAACCTGTTCTCtgagtgttgttattgttactttgaTCTTCTTGATGCTGTTTCAGCTTCCTTTCAGCAATGGCTTTCCTTTTCTTTAATTCAGGTGGAGTATCTTCATAGCCACATTTAAATGTGCTACAAGGAATAGGGCAGGAGGATGCTTTAATAAGTATATTAAACCTCCGTACAGACCCTGGAAAATAGAGACAACATTATGATAATCAGACCAAGACCAGTTCAATAACACTAAGACTCAGTTGGTCCATAAGGGAGAAATGGCATCAATTTACACTGTTCATAAACTCACCAAGTAAAAGCACTGTAGTGGACTGTCCATAGACATCAACAATAGCCCAGAGGGGCAGAGATGGGTCCAAATCAGTCTGAATACAGAAACTTTCAGCGGGTGTCTTGTACCACATCACTCCATTTTTATCCATCCAGAAGGTGACCGTGGTACCAGGTGGGCAGTCACGTTGCGGCACTGGCAAAGCCCAGTACCCGGGCTTCTCTGTGAGGTCGGGAATGGCCAGCGGAGGAAGTGGTCCGGCGGTCGGGCATTCGTTGGTGAAGCCGATCCGCACACCGCCCTCCCAGGCTAGAAGGCTGCGCTCCACCTGGATTCGGACCTTCTCTTCCGGCTTCACTGGGCGACTGCTGAACACCAGGCCGTCCCTGAAAGTCTCCAGGTCTCTTGAGGCCCTGCAGTTCCCATGGCTGAGGGTGATCTTCTTACCCACGGCCCCAGGGTGGAAAGTCAGAGGACCCAGGCAGGTGAGTCCACAGACATGGGGGTCCTTGGTCCTTTCTGATCATTGAgagaaatgaaataataaaagaaCAGAAAGGAGATCAGATATGTCAATGCCTAAAGCTCTCTTACAACTAAGGGCCAAATCAAACAACAGTATGTTGGCAACAAAAAGAAGTAAAGTCCAACTAACCAACTAAATGGTTTAGTTTGTATTGTATGTAATGTCATCAAGTGTGTCCTGATCTTATCTTAACCTTTTGGTGTAATGGAGATAATTCTCCTTTGATACTACTCTGCTCTAGCTCTATGGGGAGAGGAGCCTGTGTTGTCTAAACAGTTCTCTGTTGACTGATTCCTATGCCAAACACTCTGTTGTTGTCAACTTCCAATCAAGCTTCCAATTACATTGGCCAACCATTTTTACATGTAATCACGTCAGGTGATCATGTTACCTTTACAACTGAACAAGAGGCTGTCTTCATGTTCTTGCATTAGTCATTTTTGGGGGAAATCCAGTCACTATTAAGATGCTGCACCTGATGGACTCATTGCGTattgtttcttgttttttttttttaccttttataACTCCTGTCCAGGGACTAGAGATGTAAATTAGCCTTGTGGCTAAAATCTGGGCTGGCTCAATTATATATTGTGCATTGTCCCTgtcaaataaacataaataaataaatgtataccaTTCCAACTTCCCTTGCATAATCTGCCAGTGTTTACTGGCATAGAGCCAGAGAAAACTTCCATGATGCTACAGTTACTGCCTCAACAGAGTCATGCTGTGTGTGGACTGTCAACTAGATACTTATAACCCTACTTATTATGACCCTCATGCATAAGGTTAGATCCACAGTATCTGCATCTGTATCTGCAAAAGAGTTAAGGTTGGTGCTTTTTCAAACTATAGCGCCTTCTTGGATGCCCTCCAGTAGCTTCAGAATTTCCAGTTGTAATGAAAGAGACAAGTTTAGCTATACTGTAATTGTATAAAGATTCTTACCATTTACGTTGTTCTTGTTCTGGCTCATGTTCTCTTCTTCATTAAATTCTATATAGTTCTCAAATATTTGTAGTCTCCTGAGATGTAATCAGTCACAGAACTTGTCTTGTTATCCGTTGCGAGTTTTCTGTTTGAATGAGCTCCCCCTCATTTATATCCTTGATACACCACACAAACGCACGTGCCCAGAGGTTTGTAAACATTACTCATCGTGGCAGAGGCCAGCAGAAAGGAAATGGGAGGGACagttgagagaggaggaggaggtctttGGAAAATACCAACATGTGCTTGTGCGCATGCGTCTGCCTTTTTTCTGTTTGCCattgtggacatgtgtgttgatAAACTTACAAAGGAACTCAGGCTGCTGATTTCTTTTAAACCATGTCCtttcatgtcatgtcattttaCTCCACATCTTCCAGTGCCTGTAGCATAAGATCATGTATGACAACATGAAAATCCCTGCTATATTCACAAAATACATTGTGGTACAGTACATAACTCATcgagagaagaaaaaataaagGAAGAAAAATGATAATACTCCTATCTCCACTAGAAATTATGACACAATCTTCATGAACTCATTCAGAGCTCAGCTCAAGCTgaccaaagtaaaaaaaaaaaaaaaaagtcagtaaTAGTCAATCAACAAGCTTAAAATTGTGTTTGGGCAACTGCAAAGTGCCTGTGGAACTCAACTGAAAAGCAAGTTTGAGTCACGACTTGGACTTCTGTTTAAATGATGCTGGTGGCTTACTCTGTCATCTGAGCAG comes from Sardina pilchardus chromosome 6, fSarPil1.1, whole genome shotgun sequence and encodes:
- the LOC134082930 gene encoding E3 ubiquitin-protein ligase NEURL3-like, giving the protein MSQNKNNVNERTKDPHVCGLTCLGPLTFHPGAVGKKITLSHGNCRASRDLETFRDGLVFSSRPVKPEEKVRIQVERSLLAWEGGVRIGFTNECPTAGPLPPLAIPDLTEKPGYWALPVPQRDCPPGTTVTFWMDKNGVMWYKTPAESFCIQTDLDPSLPLWAIVDVYGQSTTVLLLGSVRRFNILIKASSCPIPCSTFKCGYEDTPPELKKRKAIAERKLKQHQEDQSNNNNTQRTGRRQENLCSVCLDREARLAPRCGHRCLCLPCANRVFQEFGTCPLCREDI